In the genome of Candidatus Coatesbacteria bacterium, the window TCGTCGTGGCGCAAACGGATCTCGCAGGCCGTGTTGTTATCGCGGCCCTGGTAGGCCAGCCGGAGGCCGCCGGCGCCGTCGGGACAGAGGGCGGGCTCGGCGCCCCGATCGGCACCCAGCCGCACCGGCTCACTCCAGGAGCCTGTGTAGCTGCTGGTCATAAGGTAGCAGCCGCTGCCGGTCCACTTCTGCCAGACTAGGCGCAGCTCGCCGTCGACGGCGCACAGGGCGGGGTAGAGGTCGTAGCCGTCGAGGCGGCGGATCTGCTGGGGCGTGGTCCAGCCCGCGCCGTCGTTCACGCTGTGGTAGAGGTCGTAATCGTAGGTCTCGGAGCCGAAGCGGGAGAAGACGCAGTGGACCTCGTCGCCGTCGCGGGCCAGGGCGGGGCCGTACTCCCAGTAGGTGGCGCTGTCCAGGGACGCCGGGGAACTCCAGCCGTCGGCCAGCTCGCTGACGTAGACGCTGGAGCGGCCCTGCTCGGCCGAGACCCAGGCGCACCAGGCACCGCCGGTGGTGCCGACGAGGACCGGGGCGACGTCGGAGTGGGGACTGGTCGAGACCTCGGCCCAGTCCTCGAAATTCGCGTTGCGCGGCGCCGGACGCCGCCAGCCGGTCAGGGGCCGCTCGCGACTCCCGCCGTGCAGGGTCAGGGTGCCGTCGCCGAGGATGTTTAGGCCGTAGTACCAGGCCTTGTAATAGGCGCTCATCCCCGGATAGATGTTGTTCTGGGACCAGTCTTCGTAGGCCTCGCCGATGGACAGCCCCGTACTCAGCGGAACGTAGAACTCGTCGTGGCTGAGCATCGAGCCGGTCTTGGCGCTGCCCAGGGAGACCAGGCCGGGACCTTCGTGGAAGATGTACCAGTTGCCGATGTTGTCGAACTCGACGAAGCGGGTGCAGGAGCAACTGAACAGGTTGACGAAAACGGCCTCGGGGAGCAGGGCCTCGATCTCGTAGTTGAAGACGCTGCCGGCGTAACCGCCGGGAACCTTGAAGGTATGGCCCCAGGGCGAGGAGTGACTCATCAGGTGGACGAACTCGTAGCCCTCGGTGTAGCGTTCCAGCAGGTGGTCGGCGGTGGTCGTGCCGTAGCTGTTGTAGACGGTCAGATCACCGTAGGCCTCGTCCAGGCCGTCCTCGTAGCCGTAGTAAGCCCAGTCGTCATCGTTGTAGGCCAGGGCGCGGTCGGGAACGCCCAGGCCCGCCGTACGGTATTGATGGTTCTTGGCGAAGTAACCGCGCAGCAGATCTATCTCCAAACCGAAGGTCTGTTCCCGGGCGCTGATCCGGGCGACCCAGAGCTCCGGGGTCAGGTCGCCGGTGTGGGAGTCCAGCAGTCCGTCGCCGTCGTTGTCGGCCCAGACGCCGTCGAGGTCCATGTAGTACAGGTCGCAGGGGAACTCCTCGTGGGTCAGGTAACCCCAGTCGGGCTCGTCCATCTCGAACCATGGCACCGGTAGCTGGCCCAGCAGGATGACGCCGTCGGCGCCGGCCCCCTGGATGACCGAGCGGACCGCGGCGGCGTCACCGCCGGTGTAGAGCCGCTCGTCGACGCTCCAGCCCTCGGCGGACAGATCGGCGTACCAGGTGACCAGCTCTGAGTCCAGCGCCGCGCTGAGGCGGTCCTCGACGATGACCAGCAGGTCGCCGGCGGCGCGGCCGGCGGGCGGATAGGCCCTGCGCCCGGACTCCACACCGTCGCCGTGGGCACGCTCGGGATTGGCTTCCAGCCAGGCGACGCCGCTCAGCGGCTCCCGACCGAGGGGATCGACCCAGCGGGGGATGACCGGTTCCTCGGCGACAGTGAGTCTAGGCAGAGCTGAGAAACAAACGAGAATGATGAAGCAGAAGGTCCGGCGCATGGGCTCTCCCGGGATCAAGCGGTTCGCAGGTCGGTGGGGTGGTCAAGCTATCGCATAAAAAACGGCTCCGGTCAACGTCGGGAGTTTACCGCTTGACCCCGGCTCACGGACACCGCCTTCGGCAACACCCTGGATCTTCGGCCGGGGTTGGAGTGCCCCGACCTGGATAACGCAATAATCGCTTAAGGGTCGCCCCGTGGGCTGAAACCCCTGCGGGCCGCCGCGGATGTCATTCGGGGTCGATTCGGTGACGCCCCAACGGCGGGGGAGCGGAGACCCCGCCCTACAGGGTTATCTGTTAGCGGTTGGGATAGCTTAACGCCCATGGGTCGTCATATGTGTGATTGTCTTGTCTTCACGAGAGTTGACGGGATGCCGTCACGTCACGGGCAATGGAGGCGCTGTGGCCGCCGGATCAAAGGGTAATCCCGCCAGGCGCGTCAAGTGTGCGAAGCGCAACTACCGCTATCACTAAGGTTAGGCGACGGGCGGCGGAAGTGCGAGCGCCGTAGAACAGCGCGAGTTGATCGCCGCGCTGTTGGGGCTTGAAGCAACCGCAGCCGGGAAGGCCAAGAGGGTCGGCGTCCATCCCAACACATTCGGCAAGTACTAGCGTATCGTCGCCGATCGGGAGGCCGAGCTGGACTCGATCGTCTACTTCGACGGCTGGAAGGTCTGTAACTAGCCGTCACTCAATGGATTACATCACAAGCGCATCAACCCTGGCAAGGCCCTGGTCAATGGCAGGGTGCATATCAAGGGCCTCGAGAGCTTCCGGGGCTATGCCAAACGCCGGCGAAAGGCCCACCACGGCAATTTTTAAGCGCAACTTCAGTCTCTCTATCAGGCAGATGGAGTTCAGATTCAACCAACGAAACGATCCCGGCAGGCTAGATTACCCCAACAGCAGCCTGATTGGTCCATGATCGTATGTGATCCCAAGCGGTTTTTTTAGCGATCGGTAATCGACTTTGGAGCACAGGCTCTTCAGCCTGTGTCCGCCGGGCCTCTGTTCTCGGCGATTCTATCCCGCCCTGACGCTATGTACAACGGGCGGCTGGTGACAGCCGCCCCTGCGGGTTTCTCGAAGGTCTAAGAAGCGCTCCTGTAGGGGCGGGATTGAAATCCCGCCGGGTTGACGAGGCGATATGCTCCGGGACATGTTTCGGCGCCGGTGGGGGGATCGTTGATCCAACCCGACGACAACCGTCGGGCTAGCCCGCCTCGCGCTCCAGGATCAGCGTCACCGGGCCGTCGTTGACCAGGCTGACGCGCATGTGAGCGCCGAAGACGCCCTCGGCGACCCGGAAGCCCTTGTTCCTCAACAGCTCGGCGAAGCGGGTGCACAGCGGCTCGGCGATCTGGGGCGGGGCGCTGTTGACGTAGCTGGGCCGCCGGCCCTTGCGGCAGTCGCCGTAGAGGGTGAACTGACTAACGACGAGGAACTCGCCGCCGACGTCGGCCAGGGAGCGGTTGAGCTTGCCCTCGTCGTCGCGGCAGACCCGCAGGTTGGCCACCTTGTCGGCCATCCACGCCAGCACGGCCTCGTCGTCCGTCGGGGCGACGGCCGTCAGCAACAGGTGACCGAAACCGATTTCACCGACGGTCTCGCCGTCGACCTCGACGGCGGCCCGACTGACGTGCTGGAGAACGACGCGCATACTGCCGGACTCCCGGGATTAAGCGGTTGTAGCGTTGGGTTGAGGCGTTTGATTGGGACTGCTCGATCAGGAAGGTGCGTTTGCAGCAAGGGCGAAGGACCTTCTGGCCGTGTGAGACGACGTTGAAGTCGGCCGCGGCGGCCGGGCCGGTGCGCAGGGAGCAACTGCATACCGCGTAGTCGCGGCCGCGGTGTCGGAGCCGCCGTCAACCGGGTGTTGTTGTTGCAGCAGGACTGGGGAGCGCGAGTTCCTGCGGCGGACGAAGGGGTTGAGCCGGTTCGAGCTGCACATCAGCGCCTTGCAGTTGCTCTGGGTGATGCACCCGGCGGCCTGGCCGGTCGAAGGCGTGTTCGACCTTCGCAGGGCTGGGGGCGGAGGTAGGGCGACGGCGATGGTCAGTCTCCGTCATTCTCAGGGCAGCCGTAGCAGCGGTCTGGCAAAGCACTTCAGCGTCATCAGTCTCGTCGTGTTCCGGCGCTCGGGTTGTCTGGTCGGAGCCCCGGCCGGACGCGAATCTTCGAATCTGGCGCTACGCTCGGGCAGCGTTACCGAAGACGGCCTTCCTCGGGGGTGTAAACGGTCTCGCAGTAGGGACAGACGACGACGGGGCCCTCGGGGGCCTGCTCGATGTACCGCGGGGCGACCTTGGCGCCGCAGCT includes:
- a CDS encoding D-tyrosyl-tRNA(Tyr) deacylase; its protein translation is MRVVLQHVSRAAVEVDGETVGEIGFGHLLLTAVAPTDDEAVLAWMADKVANLRVCRDDEGKLNRSLADVGGEFLVVSQFTLYGDCRKGRRPSYVNSAPPQIAEPLCTRFAELLRNKGFRVAEGVFGAHMRVSLVNDGPVTLILEREAG